A single window of Vigna unguiculata cultivar IT97K-499-35 chromosome 1, ASM411807v1, whole genome shotgun sequence DNA harbors:
- the LOC114184835 gene encoding forkhead box protein J3-like translates to MGSSRCFIVSVTLLVLLIMTADLCFKNAEAQEPIDPLPPRAPSPQPPHRPIRRAPPPPPHQTPHTHSRHHSRHSHQPPPSLSTS, encoded by the exons ATGGGATCTTCAAGATGTTTCATTGTCAGTGTGACACTGTTAGTCCTCCTCATCATGACTGCAG ATTTGTGTTTCAAGAACGCAGAAGCGCAAGAACCCATTGATCCATTACCACCCCGAGCAccatcaccacaaccaccacaccGACCAATACGCCGAGCACCACCCCCACCACCGCACCAAACACCACACACCCACTCACGTCACCATTCACGCCATTCACACCAACCACCACCATCTTTATCAACTTCTTAA